The following nucleotide sequence is from Dehalococcoidia bacterium.
TCAGGGTGATAGCCATAGGAGCCCACGAAGATCACGTCCTGGGCCAACCCAGGAACCGGCTCCGCGAGATAACATTCTGGCTCGAACACCGCAGGAGGGATCCAGAAATGGTTGATCCCCTTCGCGGCGAATATCTCATCATGCCCGCCATCGGGACTGAACACGTAGTCGGTGCGAAACCACGGATCGGTGTCGAGCAATGGCGCTCTGGACAAGCCCACGAAAAGATCGAGCGTGTGGGAGACGGTCGGAATCCTAAGCGCCTTGATGGCGTCGAGCGCGCGGAACCCTCCAGGGAAATCCACATGCCATGTCGCGGTCCACCAAAACAGATCGGCGCTCTCGCAGAGACGTGGGACATCCGCCCACGGCACAGTGTCCTCCTGAATCCGCAAGACCTGATGGCCGAGTAATTCCATCGTCGCGGAGACGTGCGACTCGGTGGAGAACGGTTCTCCTGCGGCGGTGCGGGGTCGGAAGTTGCCACGGAATGCTATGCGCATCGTCTTTATGCCTCTGGCTTGTCAGGCTGCCATTCCTCATGGTCTGTGAAGTGCTGTTGCGCCAGCGTTTTCAGTTCTTGCAACCGTCCAAGCAGATCATCGAGCTCACAGATATGCAGGACATCACAATCGCCCTCCCTTCGACTCGGGTCAGTGAAGGGAAGATTAAAATAGCGCGCGAAGTCAATGCAGCCGTCCCATTTCACGGTAGCGTGATACCAACCCTCTGGATCATTCAGCTCCAGCCAGTGAGGCCCTGTCTTGTCTCGGTTGATGGTCCACAACGAATCTGCGCTCATCTCGGTATCCATCCGTCTCGCACCAGCACCGGCGCCCCTACGGAGCGGCATGTGCCCTTGTGCGTCCAGATCCGCTCGAACGGCGCCTCACGCGCACAGCGG
It contains:
- a CDS encoding glycosyltransferase, whose protein sequence is MRIAFRGNFRPRTAAGEPFSTESHVSATMELLGHQVLRIQEDTVPWADVPRLCESADLFWWTATWHVDFPGGFRALDAIKALRIPTVSHTLDLFVGLSRAPLLDTDPWFRTDYVFSPDGGHDEIFAAKGINHFWIPPAVFEPECYLAEPVPGLAQDVIFVGSYGYHPEWPYRRELIDWLRTTYWSRFTHYDHASGMRGHRLNQLYASAKVVVGDSCCPGFTQTHYTSDRFFETPGRGGFLIAPHIVGIDHLVDREHVVLYSFGDFGQLKRLVDYCLEHDAHLARLRLAGHEHVKAHHTYTHRVKAMLAIVAQGEGRA